The Meiothermus sp. region GGGTTACGGTGGGGATACATCAGGCCGGCCACAACGGTGCCGGGCTCGAGCTGGGCCAAGTCCGGGGGCTCGAGGGGCTGGACGGTAAAAACCACCTGGGCACCTTTGAAAAGCTGATCCCTGGAAACGACCTCGGCCCCCACTTGGCGGTAGGCCTCGTCGGCGTAGTACGCCTCGGTGCCGGCACCGGCCTCGAGGCGTACCTTAGAGCCTTCCTTGATCAGACGACCCACCACCTCCGGCGTTAGCGCCACCCGGCGTTCGCCCGGGGCGGTCTCTTTGGGAACTGCGATTAAAGCCATTCAACCTCCTAAAAAGTACCGTAGCCTTTTGGTATACCTACTCCGCAGGGAAGTATACCAGCGATGGCCTAGAGAGCAACGTCCCGGCCCCTGGGTTGACCTGTCTTCCAGGGGCTCAATACAATCGCTTTTGTTCTGATAAGGAGTGCTTGTGGATTTCCAGGGAAAAGTGGTGATCGTAACGGGGGGCGCCTCGGGCATGGGGGAGGCCACCGCCTGGGCGTTTGCTGAGGCCGGGGCCCGGGTGGTGGTGGTGGATCGCAACGAGGCCTTGGCCCGAAAAATTGCCGGCGAGCTGGGGGCCGAGGTGTGGGTGGGGGATGTAAGCGACTCGGCTTTTTGCAACGCCGTGGTGGAAGAAACCGTGCAGCGGCACAGGCGGCTGGATGTGCTGGTAAATGCGGCGGGCATTATTGTGCGGGCCCGCGGCGAGGACACCACCGACGAGCAGTGGCGGCGCATCATGGAGGTCAATGTGGGCGGCACGTTTTTCATGTGCCGGGCAGCCATCCGGGCCATGAAGCCCCAGGGGAGTGGGGCTATTGTCAACTTTGGCTCCATCTGGGGGGATCTGGGCGCCGCCGGGGTAGCAGCCTACTGTGCCAGCAAGGGCGCGGTGCACAACCTCACCCGCGCCCTGGCCCTCGACCACGCCAAGGATGGCATCCGCATCAACGCGGTTTGCCCCGGCGAGGTCAATACCCCCATGCTCCAGTCCGAACGCAAGGAACCCGTTACCCCCGAACTCCTGCAACGCCTGGCCGATACCGTACCGATGGGCCGCCTGGCCGAGCCGTTGGAAATTGCCCGGGTGGTGCTCTTTCTGGCCTCGAGCCAGGCCAGCTACATGACCGGCTCGCTGGTGCTGGTCGACGCCGGGTTTGCGGCCCGATAAAAGGATCGAAGACATGGAATACCGCAATCTGGGCCGCACCGGCGTTAAGGTCGCACCGCTGGCGCTGGGCACCGACAACATTCTGAACCCCACCCCCGAAAACGAGGCCCGGCGGATGATCTTGCGGGCGCTCGAGGCGGGCATTAATCTGATCGACACCTCCAACAGCTACATGCAGGGCGAGGCCGAGCGGGTGATCGGGCAGACCCTCAAAGAAAGCGGCCTGCGCGACCAGGTGCTCATTGCTACCAAGGCCCACTACCCCACCGGCCCCGGCCCCAACGACCGGGGGAACTCGAGGCTCCACCTCTTGCGGGCCTGCGAGGACTCGCTGCGGCGGCTGCAAACCGATTACATTGACCTCTACCAGCTTCACCGCCCGGTTTTCGACATGCCCATAGATGAAACCCTTTCGGCGCTCACAGACCTGGTGCGCCAGGGCAAGGTGCGCTACATTGGCAGCTCGACGGCCCCGGCCTGGAAGGTGCTGGAGGGCATTCTGGTCAGCGAGCTGAAGGGCTATGTGCGCTTTGTCTCGGAGCAGCCGCCCTACAATTTGCTGGATCGGCGCATCGAGAACGAGCTCGTACCCATGGCCCAGGCCTACAACCTGGCCCTTCTGCCCTGGTCGCCCCTGGCTATGGGGATGCTGGCCGGCCGCTATGCCGACGGTGCGCTCCGGCCCGAAGGCTCGCGCGCCAGCCTACGGGGAGGCATTTACGCCGAGCGGGTCTCGCCCAGGGCCGTACAGATGGGCAATCGCTTTGTACAGCTGGCCCGGGAGGCCGGGTACGACCCCGCCCAACTGGCTATCCTGTGGGTCAAGGATCAACCCGGCATCACCGCCCCCATCATCGGGCCCAAGAGCGTGGAGCAGCTCGAGCACCTGCTACCGGTGCTGGACATGACCCTACCCGAGGAGATCCGGGCGGCCTGCGATGCTTTGGTGCCGCCGGGCAGCGCGGTGGCCAACTTCCACAACTCGGCCCCCTGGATGAAGATGCAGCTCGAGGTGGGTATAGACCATAACGCCTAAATAACGCCTGCTCCGCTATGCTGCAAAAAAAGGAGTCCGCTATGCGAAGCATCGTCGGCGTTCTGGTACTGCTCGCTTGCACCGCCTGGGCCCGGTGCGACCATCCCTACTACCCGGTGCGCGAGGGTTGGGTTTGGACGTATCGCTCGAGCGCGGACAAGAACACCTACACCATCCAGACCCTGGAGGTCAAAACGAACGGCTTCATCCAGCGCTTCACCTTCCCCAGCTTCGGCTTCGATAGCCGCTGGATCTGCGACGCCAGGGGCCTTACCCAGCCCGAATTCACGCAGTCTGGCCAGAGCAATATGCAGATGAAGTTCAAAACCCGCAAGGCCAGTGGGGTGCTGCTACCCCAGAACCTGCGGGTAGGGAGTAGCTGGAGCTACAGCTACGAGGTGAGCGGGGAGGCCCAGCAGGGCAACCTGACCATCGAGCTCGAGCAAAGCATCCACACCACCAGCAAAGCAGTGGGCCAGGAGAGCGTAAGCGTGCCCGCTGGGCGCTTTATGGCCCTCAAGGTGGAGAGCACCCAGACCATCCGTGGCACCATGAAAATGGGAGGCCGGAGCAGCCCCATGAACCTGAGCGTGAAAAGCACCTCCTGGTACGCCCCCAATGTAGGGCTGGTGAAGAGCCAGAGCGAGGGCGTGCTCATCGAGCTGGTGAGCCTTAAGCGCTGAGAGCGCTTCGCACGAATACCCGGTGCAAATAGTGGGAGGCGCGATGAGACTACCCCAGCGCCAGCCAGGCCCACACACCCAGCGCGAACAACGCGGCCAGACCCAGCACCACCCGGAAGACCCACACCAGGTAGCCGGCCCCAAAAAAGAGCACGGCGCCCACCCCCGCTAGCCACGCACCCGCCACCGAAAGATGGCGGGCCACCCCCTCCAGCAAACCGGGGAAGTCGATGCGGATGCGCAACAGGTTTTTGTCCAGGTTGGGGTCGATGGTCTGATTGGCCAGGATGAAGGCCAGCCAGGCCAGAAGCACCCCCAGCACCACCAGCAAGCCGCCCAGGAGCTCGAGCCATAGCGCAGAGGTCACGTTGGCTTTCATGGGGGTAGGATACAGGACATGTCGGCTGCCCTCCGGGTTTTCATCATCCTGCTGTTGGCCTACTTTCTCTCCTACTTCTTCCGTGCTACCAACGCCGTCATCTCGCCCGACCTGCGGCAGGATCTGGGCCTTACCTCGGCCCAACTAGGCCTGATGACCAGCCTGTTCTACCTCACCTTCGCACTGGCCCAATTGCCGCTGGGCTCGCTGCTCGACCGCTTCGGCCCGCGCTTTGTCCACCCGGCCCTGATGCTGCTGGGGGCCCTGGGGGCCCTGGTTTTTGCTTCGGCCCAGGACTTTTTCACCCTTTCGGTGGGGCGGGCTTTGCTGGGCATCGGCTTTGCTGCGGCCCTGATGGGGGCCTTGAAGGCTTTTTCGCTGTGGTTTCCGGCCTCGCGCTACGCCAGCGTGAGCAGCCTGTATGTGGCCATCGGGGCTTCGGGGGCTATCGCGGCCTCTTCGCCCTTGGCCTGGCTCAAGGAGCAGATTGGCTGGCGCGGGGTCTTCGAGTGGGGCGCGCTGGTGATTGTGGGGGTGGCGGTGGTGGTGATGCTGGGCGTACGCAACGCCCCCAAGGGCGTGGCGCTCCCCAAAAGTACCCAGGCGGGCCATGCGGGGGTCATCTGGGGCCACCCCGACTTCTGGCGCATGGGCTGGCTCAACTTTATGGTGGGGGGCGGGTTTTTGGCCTGGCAGACCCTGTGGGGTGGCGACTTTTTGTTCAAGGTGCGGGGGATGGGGGGGCTCGAGGTCGGGAGTGTGCTTTTTGTCTTCTCCCTGGCAGCGGTTTTTGGCTTTTTGTTCTGCGGCCCGCTGGCCGACCGTCTGGGCCTGCCCAGGGTACTGCTCGCGGCGGGTATGGCCTTCACGCTGGGGCCGCTGCTGCTGGCCTTGTGGCCGCAGATGCCGGTGGCCCTTTTGTACGCGGTCTACCTGCTGATGGGCTTTACCGGGGCCTTCAACATTCTGAGCCTGGCCCAGGCTCGCCTGACCTTCCCCACCGAGCTGACCGGGCGAGCCGTCACAGCCATCAACTTCATGGGTTTTATGGGGGTGTTTTTGCTGCAGTGGGGGATGGGGGTGGTGTTGGGGCTTAGCAACTACCCTACCGCCTTGTTGATCTGGGCAGCCCTCATCACCCTGGCCCTCCTGGGGTACTGGCCCCTAGCACAGCGCCAGCGACCCACAAGCCACCTTTAGCCAGTTTTCATGGCCGCTGCAAGTGCGGTAGGTATGCTTGGAGCATGACCCGCTACTTCTGGCTTGGCCTATTCGCCCTTGTACTTACCGCCTGCCCGAACCAACCCGTCAACCCCCCGCCGCCCAACATCAGCATCAGCCTGAACCCAGGCAGCGCTTTTTCCCTAGATATTGGCCAGGAAAGGGTTGTCACCGCCAGCGTGAGCGGCACCAGCAACACCGCCGTCACCTGGAGCAGCAGCAATGCCCGCATCGCCTCGGTAAACAACGGGGTAGTGCGCGGAGAGTCCGCCGGAACAGCGACCATCACCGCCCGCAGCGTGGCCGACCCTACCAAGAGCGCCTCGGTGGGGGTCACGGTACTCGAGTCTCCTGCCCCACCCCCTCCGGGCAACGGGGTCATCAGCGGAACGGTTCGCATCGCCCTGCAAACCTCTTTGCAAAATGCCGACCTAACCGCACCCTTTGTCGAGGGCGAACTCATCGTGAAGTTCAAGCCCCAGGTCAGCCTGCAATCGCTCAATAGGCTTTCGGTTTTGGGGGTGGAGTTTCAGCAGGCGAGGCCGCTGGGCACCGGCACCTACCTCTACCGCGCCAACCTGCGCCGCGCCGACACCCTGGCCGCCTTGCGGGCGCTGCAAAGCCGCAGCGACGTGGAGTACGCGCACCCCAACTACATTCTTTTTGCCCAGGCTACCCCCAACGACCCCCAGTACCCCAGCCAGCGCTGGCATTACGAGGCCATCAACTTACCGGGCGCCTGGGACATCGAAACCGGCGCTTCCAACCCGGTCAGGGTGGCGGTGATTGACGGGGGCGTGGTGGCGGGCCACCCCGACCTCGCCGGGAAGCTCCTATCGGGCTACGACTTTTATTCCGACGCCGCCGACTCCGGCGACGGCGACGGGCGCGACCCCAACCCCGAGGACACCGCCCCCAACACCGACTTCCACGGCAACCACGTCACCGGCACGGTGGGCGCCACCACCAACAACAGCCTGGGGGTGGCGGGGGTCTCGTGGGGTGCGCGCGTGGTTCCGATTCGTGCACTGAGTGCCGGCAGTGGAACCCTGGCCGACGTAGCCGATGCGTTGAGATGGGCTGCAGGACTAAGTGTGCCTGGCGCTCCGGCCAACGCGAACCCTGCCAGCGTGATTAATATGTCGCTGGGGGGGGCTGTAGCCTGTACCAACGCCCCAGCACTACAACAGGCCATCAACGAGGCAAATAGCGCCGGGGCCATCATCGTGGTGGCGGCGGGTAACGCCAACGTGGACGCCAGCACCTTCAGCCCGGCCGGGTGCAGTGGGGTGATAACGGTGGGCGCGACCAACGCCG contains the following coding sequences:
- a CDS encoding SDR family NAD(P)-dependent oxidoreductase yields the protein MDFQGKVVIVTGGASGMGEATAWAFAEAGARVVVVDRNEALARKIAGELGAEVWVGDVSDSAFCNAVVEETVQRHRRLDVLVNAAGIIVRARGEDTTDEQWRRIMEVNVGGTFFMCRAAIRAMKPQGSGAIVNFGSIWGDLGAAGVAAYCASKGAVHNLTRALALDHAKDGIRINAVCPGEVNTPMLQSERKEPVTPELLQRLADTVPMGRLAEPLEIARVVLFLASSQASYMTGSLVLVDAGFAAR
- a CDS encoding aldo/keto reductase — its product is MEYRNLGRTGVKVAPLALGTDNILNPTPENEARRMILRALEAGINLIDTSNSYMQGEAERVIGQTLKESGLRDQVLIATKAHYPTGPGPNDRGNSRLHLLRACEDSLRRLQTDYIDLYQLHRPVFDMPIDETLSALTDLVRQGKVRYIGSSTAPAWKVLEGILVSELKGYVRFVSEQPPYNLLDRRIENELVPMAQAYNLALLPWSPLAMGMLAGRYADGALRPEGSRASLRGGIYAERVSPRAVQMGNRFVQLAREAGYDPAQLAILWVKDQPGITAPIIGPKSVEQLEHLLPVLDMTLPEEIRAACDALVPPGSAVANFHNSAPWMKMQLEVGIDHNA
- a CDS encoding nitrate/nitrite transporter, coding for MSAALRVFIILLLAYFLSYFFRATNAVISPDLRQDLGLTSAQLGLMTSLFYLTFALAQLPLGSLLDRFGPRFVHPALMLLGALGALVFASAQDFFTLSVGRALLGIGFAAALMGALKAFSLWFPASRYASVSSLYVAIGASGAIAASSPLAWLKEQIGWRGVFEWGALVIVGVAVVVMLGVRNAPKGVALPKSTQAGHAGVIWGHPDFWRMGWLNFMVGGGFLAWQTLWGGDFLFKVRGMGGLEVGSVLFVFSLAAVFGFLFCGPLADRLGLPRVLLAAGMAFTLGPLLLALWPQMPVALLYAVYLLMGFTGAFNILSLAQARLTFPTELTGRAVTAINFMGFMGVFLLQWGMGVVLGLSNYPTALLIWAALITLALLGYWPLAQRQRPTSHL
- a CDS encoding S8 family serine peptidase, with the translated sequence MTRYFWLGLFALVLTACPNQPVNPPPPNISISLNPGSAFSLDIGQERVVTASVSGTSNTAVTWSSSNARIASVNNGVVRGESAGTATITARSVADPTKSASVGVTVLESPAPPPPGNGVISGTVRIALQTSLQNADLTAPFVEGELIVKFKPQVSLQSLNRLSVLGVEFQQARPLGTGTYLYRANLRRADTLAALRALQSRSDVEYAHPNYILFAQATPNDPQYPSQRWHYEAINLPGAWDIETGASNPVRVAVIDGGVVAGHPDLAGKLLSGYDFYSDAADSGDGDGRDPNPEDTAPNTDFHGNHVTGTVGATTNNSLGVAGVSWGARVVPIRALSAGSGTLADVADALRWAAGLSVPGAPANANPASVINMSLGGAVACTNAPALQQAINEANSAGAIIVVAAGNANVDASTFSPAGCSGVITVGATNAAGNRASYSNYGNRIDLMAPGGEPSGQQVVSTLDSGQYGGKAGTSMAAPHVAGLLALMKSKKPTLSAAEGLSILKETARPLSTAQCNRPSGLECGAGLIDAQAALARLNAPPPRSLVLSASPNALTLNTGASANVTIGISRTNFNEPVALSISGQPSGTTPSFSPNPVAGNSTTLTLPAGSTPGTYTLVIRGSASVSGQTVQGETRITLTVVQPPTTPPPTQNVQGTRIYFDAVLRETPTLSLLLDFNPVVINQTGTQAPYSRTNLSTTGLVGYRISAWKDVNNNGTQDEGDLFGWYRLNGNIATVMPDRSGVDITLEPVLSTTLTREKWLKQMGYPAREDTPR